From Sporosarcina sp. 6E9, a single genomic window includes:
- a CDS encoding sensor histidine kinase: MLNNLFSKSFKRSDWLYLVFIALMTAIASEIKVIPFNGDEFRFGFGSIAFFLLLLIRTPAFLIRTGLITGLTVVCFRLFGDMLNHTDWLVSLKTHSPVFLFYFLFAVGLSFIKIEQYKTSPLLLGAWAAALEFIGNSVEQLARLLLNGVHVTLHEWLILVGVALLRSYFVVGLYSSIIISEHKKQMQEMLSLGSELYAETLYLQKSMDHIEQITASSHDLYRRLKKKELHELSARALLIAQEIHEVKKDSQRIFAGLSKMTNEERNENFFLSDLIDIVVTSNKKYSELLKKNISFHFSIAGDFETNQQIPLLALLNNIVANAVESIKTRGDIVIELFEEGETTNFIIKDSGAGIPNADVSVIFEPGYTTKYSVQGVAATGIGLSHVQEIIRLLDGQIQIDSSGNGTIFRIEIPTEIIRK, from the coding sequence ATGTTAAATAACCTTTTCAGTAAAAGTTTCAAAAGAAGTGATTGGTTATACTTAGTTTTTATAGCGCTAATGACTGCTATTGCAAGTGAAATTAAAGTAATTCCTTTTAATGGTGATGAATTTCGTTTCGGTTTTGGAAGTATTGCTTTCTTTCTTCTTCTTTTGATACGAACCCCAGCATTTCTGATTCGTACTGGTCTAATTACAGGCCTGACAGTTGTTTGTTTTCGACTATTTGGAGATATGCTGAACCATACAGATTGGTTGGTAAGTTTAAAAACCCATTCCCCTGTTTTTCTATTTTATTTTTTATTTGCAGTGGGATTGAGTTTTATTAAAATAGAGCAGTATAAAACTTCTCCGCTTCTCCTGGGAGCTTGGGCGGCAGCATTAGAGTTTATAGGAAATAGTGTAGAACAACTTGCAAGATTGTTATTAAATGGTGTGCATGTAACGTTACATGAATGGTTAATTTTAGTGGGAGTCGCATTACTGCGAAGCTATTTTGTCGTTGGTTTGTATAGCTCGATTATTATTTCGGAACATAAGAAACAGATGCAAGAAATGTTGAGTCTTGGTTCTGAATTGTATGCCGAAACCTTGTATTTGCAGAAGTCGATGGATCATATCGAACAAATTACCGCTTCCAGTCATGACTTATATAGAAGATTAAAGAAGAAAGAGCTGCATGAGTTAAGTGCGCGAGCATTACTCATCGCGCAAGAAATCCACGAGGTGAAAAAGGACTCGCAACGGATTTTTGCGGGTTTGTCTAAAATGACAAATGAAGAAAGAAATGAAAACTTCTTTTTGTCCGATCTAATAGATATTGTAGTGACTTCAAATAAGAAGTATAGTGAGTTATTAAAGAAAAACATTTCATTTCATTTTTCAATAGCCGGCGATTTTGAAACGAACCAACAGATTCCACTTCTTGCCCTTTTGAATAATATTGTAGCAAATGCTGTTGAATCGATTAAGACAAGAGGAGACATCGTTATAGAGTTATTTGAAGAAGGAGAAACCACCAATTTCATTATTAAAGATTCTGGTGCAGGAATTCCAAATGCGGATGTATCTGTGATTTTTGAACCTGGTTATACGACAAAATATAGCGTTCAAGGGGTAGCCGCTACTGGAATAGGTTTGTCGCATGTCCAAGAAATTATTCGACTATTAGATGGTCAAATTCAAATAGACTCTTCAGGAAATGGAACGATTTTCCGAATCGAAATCCCAACTGAAATAATTAGAAAGTGA
- a CDS encoding response regulator: MRYFIVDDDTASRRMLAQIITEGALGAVIGEAESGKKSLPFILSTQPDFVLIDFLMPELDGIETIEQLQKEGFQGQFIMISQVVNKEMVGEAYERGVEFFIHKPINRIEVSSILKKTAEQLQLKNSLLQIRDSLVNLGPNTTTKTRRNVKETVLSILNDMGIVGESGSHDIVSMIEILMENGDDNLQVPSLKELYEKVAKKMDVKNVEKESKAIEQRIRRTIIAAVNNLASLGSIDFTNPEFEYYAPRFFDFAEIRIRMKQIQANEDTPMKVKVNSKKFIQMLYREVVDKTSHP, translated from the coding sequence CTGCGATATTTTATTGTAGATGATGATACAGCAAGCCGTCGAATGTTAGCGCAAATTATAACTGAAGGTGCGCTTGGTGCAGTGATAGGCGAAGCGGAGAGTGGAAAAAAATCACTTCCTTTTATCCTTTCGACGCAGCCTGATTTTGTCTTAATTGACTTTTTAATGCCGGAATTAGATGGGATTGAAACTATCGAACAGTTACAAAAAGAGGGATTTCAAGGCCAGTTTATAATGATTTCTCAAGTCGTCAATAAAGAAATGGTAGGGGAGGCCTATGAAAGAGGGGTAGAATTTTTTATACATAAACCCATTAATCGAATTGAAGTATCTAGCATTTTAAAGAAGACAGCTGAACAATTACAACTAAAAAATTCTTTATTGCAAATCCGAGACTCTCTGGTGAACCTTGGCCCGAATACGACAACAAAAACGAGAAGGAATGTGAAAGAAACTGTCCTTTCTATTTTAAATGATATGGGAATAGTCGGTGAGTCCGGGAGCCATGATATCGTATCGATGATTGAAATTCTAATGGAAAATGGGGATGATAACCTTCAGGTACCTTCATTAAAAGAATTATATGAAAAAGTCGCAAAAAAAATGGATGTAAAAAACGTGGAAAAGGAAAGTAAAGCCATTGAACAACGGATCCGAAGAACAATTATTGCAGCTGTTAACAATTTAGCTTCATTAGGCTCCATTGACTTCACCAATCCAGAATTCGAATATTACGCGCCCCGCTTTTTTGACTTCGCAGAAATAAGAATTCGCATGAAACAAATTCAGGCGAATGAGGATACGCCAATGAAAGTGAAAGTGAATAGCAAAAAGTTCATTCAAATGTTGTATCGTGAAGTTGTTGATAAAACCAGCCACCCCTAA
- a CDS encoding cation:dicarboxylase symporter family transporter, with the protein MKRKFKFPLAYQILVGLILGIIVGAIFYGNPAVETYMQPLGTIFINMIKMIVVPIIVSTLIVGVAGTGDIKQLGKLGGKTMLYFQLVSLIAIVVGLSAANIFKPGDGIDMSSLTKGDIDQYVQTTEEVQNEGIMDVIVGIVPSNIVDSMANADMLPLIFFSVLFGLGIASIGEKGKPVLAFFQGTADAMFWVTNLIMKFAPIGVFGLIGVTVSKFGLSSLIPLGKLMILVYATMIFFVVVVLGLISKMVGSSIFSVIKLLKDELILAYSTASSETVLPRLMQKMEKKGCPKDIVSFVIPTGYSFNLDGSTLYQALAAIFIAQMYNINLSIMEQITLVLVLMVTSNGIAGVPGVSFVVLLATLGTVGIPLEGLAFIAGVDRLLDMGRTVVNVLGNATATIVISKSEGRFNPEESKDYMKTAEELA; encoded by the coding sequence ATGAAAAGAAAATTCAAATTTCCTTTAGCCTATCAAATCTTAGTCGGATTAATCTTAGGGATTATCGTTGGTGCAATTTTTTACGGAAACCCTGCAGTTGAAACTTATATGCAGCCGCTCGGCACAATCTTTATTAATATGATTAAAATGATCGTTGTTCCAATTATCGTGTCGACATTAATTGTTGGTGTAGCTGGAACTGGAGATATCAAACAATTAGGCAAACTTGGCGGAAAAACTATGCTATACTTCCAGCTTGTTTCGTTAATTGCGATTGTTGTCGGATTATCGGCAGCAAATATTTTTAAGCCGGGTGATGGCATCGATATGTCATCACTGACAAAGGGCGATATCGATCAATATGTTCAAACGACAGAAGAAGTGCAAAATGAAGGAATTATGGATGTCATTGTAGGCATTGTGCCAAGTAATATTGTAGATTCAATGGCAAATGCAGATATGCTTCCACTAATTTTCTTCTCGGTATTATTTGGATTAGGAATTGCGTCTATCGGAGAAAAAGGAAAACCTGTCTTGGCATTTTTCCAAGGAACAGCAGATGCAATGTTCTGGGTGACGAATCTAATCATGAAATTTGCGCCAATTGGTGTATTTGGATTAATTGGTGTGACCGTGTCAAAATTCGGTTTAAGTTCGTTAATCCCACTTGGTAAATTAATGATTCTTGTTTATGCAACGATGATTTTCTTCGTTGTTGTTGTACTTGGTCTCATTTCCAAGATGGTAGGATCAAGTATTTTTTCAGTGATCAAATTATTGAAAGACGAATTAATCTTAGCGTATTCCACGGCAAGTTCAGAAACGGTATTGCCAAGATTGATGCAGAAAATGGAGAAGAAAGGCTGTCCAAAAGACATTGTTTCCTTCGTCATTCCGACGGGGTATTCATTTAACTTGGACGGTTCTACACTCTATCAAGCTCTTGCGGCAATTTTTATAGCACAAATGTATAACATAAACTTAAGCATTATGGAACAAATCACATTAGTTTTGGTCTTAATGGTCACATCTAATGGAATTGCAGGTGTACCAGGGGTTTCCTTTGTCGTTCTACTAGCAACACTCGGCACAGTTGGAATCCCGCTAGAAGGTCTTGCATTCATTGCAGGGGTGGATAGACTTCTTGACATGGGTCGAACAGTCGTAAACGTACTTGGAAATGCAACGGCAACAATTGTCATCTCAAAATCAGAAGGCCGCTTCAATCCTGAGGAAAGTAAAGATTATATGAAAACAGCTGAAGAGCTGGCGTAA
- a CDS encoding MOSC domain-containing protein, with protein sequence MSQMKRIHNLSIGTPKTLIYENGKEINTGICKESVHDAFLTKNGFRGDGVADLRFHGGADRAVCMYPYEHYTLWEAEFKTTLPTSAFGENLTVANMLEKDVHIGDIFQVGEAVIQITQSRIPCSTITKRTNLSLLLKRMVETGYTGYLCRVLKEGVVRDDSKITLLKQHPEKLSVLVANDIYFQRVNDKESIEKLLDIQELASRWRASLIVRLEKLDTK encoded by the coding sequence ATGAGTCAAATGAAAAGGATTCATAATCTTTCTATCGGAACTCCTAAAACGTTAATTTATGAAAATGGTAAAGAAATTAATACAGGTATTTGTAAAGAAAGTGTTCATGATGCATTTCTAACGAAAAATGGATTTCGAGGGGATGGTGTGGCCGATTTACGTTTTCACGGAGGGGCAGATCGCGCAGTCTGTATGTATCCCTATGAACATTACACGTTATGGGAAGCGGAATTTAAGACGACTTTACCAACGTCTGCATTTGGTGAAAATTTAACAGTTGCAAATATGTTAGAAAAAGATGTTCATATAGGCGATATATTTCAAGTTGGCGAGGCCGTCATTCAAATTACGCAAAGTCGAATTCCTTGCAGTACAATTACAAAGCGAACGAATTTATCGTTATTATTAAAAAGAATGGTGGAAACAGGATATACAGGTTATCTATGCCGAGTACTTAAGGAAGGCGTTGTTAGAGACGATTCGAAAATTACGTTACTCAAACAACATCCTGAAAAACTGTCTGTGTTAGTTGCTAATGACATTTATTTTCAACGAGTAAATGACAAAGAAAGTATTGAGAAGTTACTTGATATCCAAGAATTAGCATCACGCTGGCGAGCGTCGCTTATCGTGCGTTTGGAGAAGTTGGACACTAAATAG
- a CDS encoding aminotransferase class I/II-fold pyridoxal phosphate-dependent enzyme: protein MKIEPSQKMAIFEPAIFGSLKAAAEHKKETGVEIIDLSLGSPDLPPDEKVRQVLSEQSILESAYGYTLGGTRRFHEAVANYYKRRSDVTLNPDTEVLKTMGSQEGLVHLPFAFCNEGDIVLTTNPAYVAYEVGIKLAGAIPYEMPLLAENDFLPVLDAIPEEVAQKAKMLILNLPGNPVPAMPTTTFFEKVIAFAKQYNIIVLHDAAYSEFYFTGDKPFSFLSIPGAIEVGIEINSLSKSFSLAGARIAYMVGNAEIISIMKQFKSNLDYGTFEPIQEAAAMALDHAEEITAVLRKEFKERHQMLTAGLTEIGWSVTPSNGGMFVWAKFPFKMDDKEFAFEAIKQSGVVMVPGSIFGTEGAGYVRLALVREVEALRMAVERLAKIDIHTYISNV, encoded by the coding sequence ATGAAAATTGAGCCTTCGCAAAAAATGGCTATTTTTGAACCAGCAATTTTCGGAAGTTTAAAAGCAGCAGCAGAACACAAAAAAGAGACTGGCGTTGAAATAATTGATTTAAGTTTAGGGAGCCCAGATTTACCGCCTGATGAAAAAGTAAGACAAGTCTTATCGGAGCAAAGTATTTTGGAGAGTGCATACGGTTACACGCTTGGTGGGACAAGACGTTTCCATGAGGCTGTTGCAAATTATTATAAAAGACGTTCAGACGTTACGCTAAATCCGGATACGGAAGTCTTGAAAACGATGGGGTCTCAAGAAGGGCTGGTCCATCTGCCATTCGCTTTTTGTAATGAAGGAGATATCGTATTAACAACAAATCCTGCTTATGTTGCTTATGAAGTTGGCATAAAATTGGCAGGGGCAATTCCATATGAAATGCCTTTACTTGCGGAAAATGATTTCTTACCAGTTTTAGATGCGATTCCCGAAGAGGTTGCGCAAAAAGCAAAAATGCTTATTTTGAATTTACCTGGTAATCCTGTGCCTGCAATGCCTACGACAACGTTTTTTGAAAAAGTAATCGCATTTGCAAAGCAATACAATATTATCGTGCTACATGACGCCGCCTACTCTGAATTTTATTTCACAGGAGATAAACCATTTAGTTTCCTATCCATTCCTGGCGCGATTGAAGTCGGCATTGAAATCAATTCATTGTCCAAAAGTTTTAGTTTGGCAGGTGCACGGATTGCTTATATGGTTGGTAATGCAGAAATCATCAGCATAATGAAGCAATTCAAGTCTAATTTAGACTATGGTACATTTGAACCTATTCAAGAAGCGGCTGCCATGGCTTTGGATCATGCTGAAGAAATTACAGCAGTATTACGTAAAGAGTTTAAAGAAAGACATCAGATGTTAACAGCCGGCTTAACTGAAATCGGTTGGTCAGTGACACCTTCAAATGGCGGGATGTTCGTTTGGGCGAAATTTCCGTTTAAGATGGACGACAAGGAATTTGCGTTTGAAGCGATTAAACAAAGTGGTGTGGTAATGGTACCCGGAAGTATATTCGGTACGGAAGGTGCCGGCTATGTCCGGTTGGCGCTCGTTCGGGAAGTAGAGGCTTTGCGAATGGCTGTTGAGCGGCTGGCTAAGATTGATATACATACGTATATTTCAAATGTTTAA
- a CDS encoding cytochrome c oxidase assembly protein translates to MLVIYSLVAHDWNILFFLGLVGVIIVYSVLLRRFTEIKLHSIQPCLFLIGIILVYLSMGSPLSTMSHLSFSTHMIFMSIHYFIIPPLLLIGTPYSLFLQIENHPWRRFTEKLFIPPSFALYIFALLFFMYHLPPILHVFSQYPTLHTIYMLFLLYLSFVIYWPIASPNPSQRLDEKERKEYAVKSGFLLMPACLYFILMGLLGGMFSLPTHFKISAALCLPSNFDLTELLSFSIDSRVDQVIAGFLMLVIHKLSLFSLHRVKI, encoded by the coding sequence TTGCTTGTTATTTATAGTTTAGTCGCTCACGATTGGAATATTCTCTTCTTCCTGGGCCTTGTTGGGGTAATTATTGTATACAGTGTTCTTTTACGCCGATTTACAGAGATAAAACTCCATTCCATACAGCCCTGCCTCTTCCTAATAGGAATAATCCTTGTTTACTTATCGATGGGAAGCCCCTTATCAACAATGAGCCACTTATCATTCAGCACTCATATGATTTTTATGAGTATTCATTACTTTATAATCCCACCGCTCCTCCTGATAGGAACTCCTTATTCTTTATTTTTACAAATAGAAAATCATCCATGGAGAAGATTTACAGAAAAGTTATTTATCCCACCTAGTTTTGCTCTTTATATTTTTGCGTTATTGTTTTTTATGTACCATCTGCCACCTATATTGCATGTTTTTTCACAATATCCAACTTTACACACAATTTATATGTTATTTTTACTTTATTTATCTTTTGTGATCTATTGGCCAATCGCATCCCCAAATCCAAGTCAGCGTTTGGATGAAAAGGAAAGGAAAGAATATGCTGTTAAAAGCGGTTTTTTGTTAATGCCTGCCTGTTTGTACTTTATATTGATGGGGTTACTTGGCGGAATGTTTAGTCTACCGACCCACTTTAAAATCAGCGCAGCACTTTGTCTACCTTCTAATTTTGATCTTACGGAACTGCTTTCATTTTCAATTGACAGCAGAGTCGATCAAGTCATAGCGGGGTTTCTTATGTTGGTGATACACAAACTAAGTTTATTCTCACTCCATCGAGTGAAGATTTAG
- a CDS encoding serine hydrolase has product MKNMSKFEIYANKLVEENHIPGVGIGINKSGERLYEQGYGHRDVENDLKITPDTIFGIASMTKSFTCVAIMQLQEAGKLSVHDQILKYLPEFQTADVKQTEQITIHHLMTHTAGIPPTSTHVFARKRSIDKDPSAKDYLDLDLVNNMGQAIDTYDEMFGFIEELNYQLLAEPGTSFSYSNDSYGLLGIIISRVSGQAYEDYVAEHILKPARLERTFFDLEKLNSFENVTRLYAAKTTEEGVSVYPTEIWWDAPAMRAAGYLKSTINDILRFLEIFRNEGMVDGVRILSQASVAQMLYPHFEYNTGIYYGYGLRITSDYYGDTLIEHGGGLKGVSSLMFILPERGLTGVALSSLASVPSGRLLMGALNVLGGREADATHLHFETEPIDEKEFQRFVGTYKSGEGMNVQIDVKDGQLMHFTGGSHNPLRHVGHDTFVGIEKNQHDTIRFISNEEGKVDRVFYGSRQILRDGK; this is encoded by the coding sequence ATGAAGAATATGTCGAAATTTGAAATCTATGCAAATAAACTAGTAGAAGAAAACCATATCCCCGGAGTCGGGATTGGAATTAACAAGAGTGGTGAGCGTCTGTATGAGCAAGGTTATGGGCATCGCGATGTTGAAAATGACCTAAAGATTACGCCGGATACAATTTTCGGGATTGCTTCGATGACGAAATCCTTTACTTGCGTTGCGATTATGCAACTTCAAGAGGCAGGCAAGCTTTCTGTCCATGATCAAATATTGAAATACTTACCCGAATTTCAAACAGCCGATGTGAAGCAGACGGAACAGATTACAATACATCATTTAATGACGCATACTGCGGGGATTCCGCCGACTTCTACACATGTGTTTGCGCGTAAACGCAGTATTGACAAAGATCCGTCGGCGAAAGATTATCTCGATTTGGATTTAGTTAATAATATGGGACAGGCAATTGATACATATGATGAGATGTTTGGCTTTATTGAAGAGCTGAATTATCAACTACTTGCGGAGCCCGGAACTTCTTTTAGTTACTCGAATGATTCTTACGGATTACTTGGGATCATTATTAGCAGGGTAAGTGGGCAAGCCTATGAGGACTACGTGGCTGAGCATATTTTGAAACCAGCAAGATTGGAGAGAACTTTCTTTGATTTAGAGAAATTGAACAGCTTTGAAAATGTGACAAGACTGTATGCGGCGAAAACGACTGAAGAGGGCGTTTCTGTTTATCCGACAGAAATCTGGTGGGATGCGCCTGCGATGAGAGCTGCAGGCTATTTGAAATCAACCATCAATGACATTTTACGGTTTTTGGAAATCTTTCGGAATGAAGGAATGGTTGACGGTGTAAGGATATTATCTCAGGCAAGTGTTGCTCAAATGCTTTATCCCCATTTTGAGTACAATACTGGCATTTATTATGGATATGGTTTGCGAATTACGTCGGATTATTATGGGGATACGCTTATTGAACACGGCGGCGGTTTGAAAGGCGTTTCTTCACTGATGTTTATTCTGCCTGAAAGGGGTTTGACTGGCGTCGCGTTATCTAGCTTAGCCAGTGTACCTTCTGGTAGATTGTTAATGGGCGCGCTCAACGTACTTGGCGGAAGAGAAGCAGATGCCACGCATCTCCATTTTGAAACGGAGCCGATTGATGAAAAAGAATTTCAGAGGTTTGTCGGAACGTATAAATCAGGAGAAGGCATGAACGTGCAAATCGATGTGAAAGATGGTCAATTAATGCACTTTACAGGCGGCTCCCATAATCCGCTTCGGCATGTCGGTCATGACACTTTTGTTGGAATTGAAAAGAATCAGCACGATACCATTCGATTTATTTCAAATGAAGAAGGTAAAGTTGATCGCGTTTTTTATGGTTCTAGACAAATACTTAGAGATGGAAAATGA
- a CDS encoding DinB family protein, with the protein MMINDEAREQLLIEVNSLTDEELNWIPTDNRWSIRQVMEHLYLMESSISKTIKRQLFTGVQKQTSDKPIERTTDRSLKVEAPDFAQPGEVFATLDELKSKLSKSHSQLKTIANTVPEEELAAKSYPHPVFGDMSLKQWIPFVGYHELRHIEQIKEVKESLKNK; encoded by the coding sequence ATGATGATTAATGACGAAGCACGCGAACAACTACTGATTGAAGTAAATAGTTTAACAGATGAAGAATTAAATTGGATACCTACAGATAATAGATGGTCGATTCGTCAAGTGATGGAGCATTTATATTTAATGGAATCGAGTATTTCGAAAACGATAAAGCGCCAACTATTTACCGGAGTACAGAAACAAACTAGCGACAAGCCGATTGAACGGACAACAGACAGGTCATTAAAAGTCGAGGCCCCGGATTTTGCACAGCCAGGAGAAGTATTCGCTACGCTTGATGAACTGAAAAGTAAGCTTTCTAAGAGTCACAGTCAATTGAAAACAATCGCAAACACAGTTCCAGAAGAGGAACTTGCTGCAAAGTCCTATCCACATCCTGTATTCGGCGACATGAGTCTTAAACAGTGGATTCCATTTGTCGGCTACCATGAATTACGACACATCGAACAAATTAAAGAAGTCAAAGAATCGCTTAAAAATAAATAA
- the sspL gene encoding small, acid-soluble spore protein L: MSKKNNHNKGKKANSVTPQGIADTEFATEPKTKLEEAAKKKNTK; the protein is encoded by the coding sequence ATGTCCAAAAAAAACAATCATAACAAAGGTAAAAAAGCGAATAGCGTAACACCGCAGGGTATTGCAGATACGGAATTCGCAACAGAGCCGAAAACCAAATTAGAAGAAGCTGCAAAAAAGAAAAACACAAAATAG
- the cdaS gene encoding sporulation-specific diadenylate cyclase CdaS yields MENMECDFTTMTQTLKKDIHKVISELQGNLEVIDDESNCLLCNFEKIKETFLDIEIKAATFYLNCYLAPFTDKYPELSISLQEMSRMKHGALIVIEREDSLETLIRPGIPLGAELTHSLLESIFYPGNPLHDGAVLVRLNQIVSAANVLPLSEIYTGDKKLGTRHRAALGLSERSDALILVVSEETGRVSFAKGGNMYPITTHGGM; encoded by the coding sequence GTGGAAAATATGGAATGTGATTTTACGACGATGACACAAACCCTGAAAAAGGATATACATAAAGTTATAAGTGAATTACAGGGTAATTTAGAAGTAATTGATGATGAAAGCAATTGTCTGCTTTGTAATTTTGAAAAAATAAAGGAAACGTTTTTAGATATTGAAATTAAAGCTGCAACTTTTTACTTAAATTGTTATTTAGCTCCATTTACGGACAAGTATCCGGAGTTGTCAATAAGTTTGCAAGAAATGTCGAGAATGAAACATGGTGCTTTAATTGTAATAGAACGTGAAGATTCGCTCGAAACTTTGATAAGACCGGGGATCCCGTTAGGCGCAGAATTGACCCATTCATTATTAGAATCCATTTTTTATCCTGGGAACCCACTTCATGATGGCGCTGTGTTGGTTCGACTGAATCAGATTGTTTCCGCAGCAAACGTTCTCCCGTTATCGGAAATATATACAGGCGATAAAAAACTTGGCACGCGCCATCGTGCAGCATTGGGTTTAAGTGAACGAAGCGATGCACTTATACTCGTTGTTTCAGAAGAGACGGGAAGGGTTTCATTTGCTAAAGGGGGGAATATGTACCCAATAACTACACATGGCGGTATGTAG
- a CDS encoding DoxX family protein produces the protein MVELQKSQFGKHVIIEENPLSRWLFSNTTSAWIWLILRLYLGYSWLTAGIGKVTSDVWTGANAGVAIEGFMGGALAKAEAGDVAGWYAWFLENVVIPNAVPFSYMVAWGEVLIGLGLIVGLLTGIAAFFGALMNMSFLLAGTVSSNPVMFMIAILLILAWKVAGWYGLDRWVLPRLGTPWSTRKRKE, from the coding sequence ATGGTTGAATTACAGAAATCTCAATTTGGTAAACATGTTATTATCGAGGAAAATCCACTATCAAGATGGTTATTTTCCAACACGACATCCGCGTGGATATGGTTGATTTTAAGATTATACCTTGGTTATTCTTGGTTAACTGCGGGAATTGGAAAAGTTACTTCCGACGTTTGGACAGGTGCCAATGCCGGAGTTGCTATTGAAGGATTTATGGGTGGTGCCCTGGCAAAAGCTGAAGCTGGGGATGTTGCAGGGTGGTATGCTTGGTTTTTGGAGAACGTCGTAATTCCAAATGCGGTCCCGTTTTCTTATATGGTTGCATGGGGTGAAGTGTTAATTGGACTTGGCTTAATCGTCGGACTTTTAACAGGTATTGCAGCATTCTTCGGCGCACTTATGAATATGTCATTCTTATTAGCAGGTACTGTAAGTTCGAATCCCGTTATGTTCATGATTGCAATACTACTAATTCTGGCTTGGAAAGTTGCCGGTTGGTATGGACTAGATCGTTGGGTGTTGCCTCGTTTAGGAACGCCTTGGTCCACTAGGAAACGAAAAGAATAA
- a CDS encoding CBS domain-containing protein has protein sequence MSVRNSDRFIFAYNRIEKAMEKMSGLIDYMPFSRLIDRTKKGSAVIRKFEDDLRVYANLRNAIVHNRTDVEYAIAEPHDDIVEMIEYIDRELAKPVTVGQMFRRKVHTLKSTDTLLMGLELIRKQKFNQIPLYRNSEFVGLVTANGITYWLADEYPDGVISGEMPLLIDIYYYEKKKNTYRFISQDLSVYEAEEYFKKAMSQGKRIEALLITPTGNSSEKLLGIITPADLLKID, from the coding sequence GTGAGTGTTCGGAATTCAGATCGATTTATATTTGCTTATAATCGTATCGAGAAAGCAATGGAAAAAATGAGCGGCTTAATAGATTATATGCCTTTTTCGAGGCTAATTGACAGAACCAAGAAGGGAAGCGCGGTTATTCGTAAGTTTGAAGATGATTTGCGGGTTTATGCAAATTTGCGGAATGCAATCGTGCATAATCGGACTGATGTTGAATATGCTATCGCTGAACCTCACGATGACATTGTGGAAATGATTGAATATATCGATCGTGAACTTGCAAAACCAGTTACAGTCGGTCAAATGTTCCGAAGAAAAGTTCATACCTTAAAGTCCACGGACACACTTTTAATGGGTTTAGAATTGATTCGTAAACAAAAATTTAATCAAATTCCGCTTTATAGAAATTCCGAATTCGTTGGGCTTGTAACTGCGAACGGCATTACATATTGGCTGGCTGATGAATATCCGGACGGCGTTATATCTGGAGAAATGCCACTCTTAATCGACATTTATTACTATGAGAAAAAGAAAAATACCTATCGTTTTATTAGTCAAGATCTTTCAGTTTATGAAGCAGAGGAATATTTTAAAAAAGCAATGAGCCAAGGTAAGCGGATTGAGGCACTTCTGATTACGCCAACCGGCAACAGTTCGGAAAAACTTCTCGGAATTATAACCCCCGCTGATTTACTAAAAATCGATTAA
- a CDS encoding DUF378 domain-containing protein, whose amino-acid sequence MGIIRRIALALVIIGAINWGLIGFFKFDLVAAIFGGQDAALSRLIYALVGISGLVCIGLLLKPDEELDTVTNSRRFTNPDLSTEFGEEPDFTKDKKVDKKKSDPNNHQGPLM is encoded by the coding sequence ATGGGAATCATTCGAAGGATTGCTCTGGCATTAGTTATCATTGGTGCAATTAACTGGGGCTTGATTGGTTTTTTCAAATTTGACTTAGTTGCAGCCATTTTTGGAGGACAAGATGCGGCTCTGTCTCGGTTGATTTATGCTCTGGTTGGAATTAGTGGGCTTGTTTGTATAGGGCTTTTACTAAAACCGGACGAGGAATTGGACACCGTTACCAATAGTCGGAGATTTACTAATCCCGATTTAAGTACCGAGTTTGGAGAAGAGCCGGATTTTACCAAAGATAAGAAAGTTGATAAAAAGAAATCAGATCCAAATAATCATCAAGGTCCTTTAATGTAA